Proteins encoded by one window of Paroedura picta isolate Pp20150507F chromosome 9, Ppicta_v3.0, whole genome shotgun sequence:
- the CD226 gene encoding CD226 antigen, which translates to MVQFSVQRTIEFLFCFLLIHTSIKIPSGNVVWSGSSRTLHEAPWYLCSVMLEMYCLALILIAVLPTCKGCLSVAEEGEMVDSTVRLTNNMTLQCVYPKIARITQMSWIKMSKSKEIIAVFRLPHDLHIASAYKGRVNIVNCTVNDKSLVFNSTTEVDIGLYICSFQSFPYGIWEKKVQVVQSGNFTPPVSAGSHVIIELGKNATLRCGTDSVIGMKHVTWERVHEGAVDTMVKCKLNQSIHGSDYEERVETDCATQANTIVLQNVTASDSGMFRCCYSRVSGESGAHLTKLTITVNVPLDYQQNIVAIAGGAGAAILLLIFILSIAAAVFYCRKKKRKRIMMPPKVFLATQPQSFCGQMNAREGETMTTFATKQEVIYVNYSSGRKMRV; encoded by the exons ATGGTGCAGTTTTCTGTCCAAAGAACCATAGAATTCCTTTTCTGCTTCTTGTTGATTCATACCAgtataaaaataccttcaggaAATGTCGTGTGGTCAGGAAGTAGCAGAACCCTGCATGAAGCTCCATGGTATCTCTGTTCAGTAATGCTGGAGATGTATTGTCTTGCTCTCATTCTCATAGCAGTTCTACCAACATGTAAAG gATGTCTCTCAgttgcagaggaaggagaaatggTGGATTCAACTGTGAGACTTACCAATAACATGACGCTTCAATGTGTCTATCCAAAGATCGCACGTATAACCCAGATGTCATGGATTAAGATGAGCAAAAGCAAAGAGATAATTGCAGTCTTCAGACTGCCTCATGACTTGCATATTGCAAGCGCATACAAAGGCCGAGTAAATATTGTTAATTGTACCGTGAATGATAAATCCCTGGTTTTCAACAGTACCACTGAGGTGGATATTGGCTTATACATTTGCTCTTTTCAGAGCTTTCCTTATGGAATATGGGAAAAGAAAGTACAGGTGGTCCAATCAG GGAACTTTACGCCTCCGGTCTCAGCAGGCTCCCATGTCATTATTGAACTGGGGAAGAATGCCACCTTGAGATGTGGAACTGACTCTGTGATAGGAATGAAACATGTGACATGGGAAAGGGTTCATGAAGGGGCTGTGGATACCATGGTCAAATGTAAACTCAATCAATCAATTCATGGTTCAGATTATGAAGAACGGGTAGAGACTGATTGTGCTACCCAGGCGAACACAATAGTACTTCAGAATGTCACAGCATCTGATTCCGGGATGTTCCGCTGTTGTTACAGCAGAGTTTCAGGGGAATCTGGAGCTCATTTGACAAAGTTGACCATCACTGTCAATG TTCCTTTGGATTACCAGCAGAATATCGTTGCCATAGCTGGAGGTGCTGGAGCTGCCATCTTGCTTCTAATATTCATCTTATCCATTGCTGCAGCTGTTTTTTACTGTAGGAA aaagaagaggaaaaggatcATGATGCCCCCAAAAGTCTTTCTTGCCACTCAACCCCAG agCTTCTGTGGCCAAATGAATGCACGTGAAGGAGAAACCATGACTACATTTGCCACAAAGCAGGAGGTGATCTACGTCAACTACTCAAGTGGACGAAAAATGCGAGTGTGA